In Flavobacteriales bacterium TMED191, the DNA window ATTGCTAATTTCACACAATCTACAGGAGTACCAGAACAAGTAAATACGTTATTATTCATGCTTTCAATAACAATGTCCTTATATAATGTCATACCATGCGAAACTGCTGATTTATTTTCAGAGGGGGCTACTACGAAAACTTCGCCAAGTTTACGAACTACATTAGTTAATAAATTAATCCCATTAGACTTCAACCCATCATCATTAACAACTAATATAAGTGGTTTTTTATTTTTCATTTTTTTGAATTTTTGTTTTAAATATTCTGTCCCAAATTGTAAATGTAGTGGCATAGTTACCATTAAGTTTTTCATGATGCAAGTCATGATGCTCACTTTCTCCCCAAAACGGTATCCACTTGGAAAAAAGAGATTTAAAACCTGAATGAACATCTAGCTCATGAATATTTCTAATTATCTGATATGCCCAAAATGCTAAAATACTAACAGGCTGTACTAAACTAATTATAAAAATTGCAACAAATGGTCCAATATAGCCTAATAACCACTCAATTGGATGTACGTAAATATACTCTAATGCGACGGGTGTAATTGCCTTGTGATGTATTCGATGAATCTTTTTTAACACATATTTATTAGTGTGCATCCATAAGTGGAGAAAATAAAAATATACATCATCGATTAAAAGAATGAAAAGTAATTGAAAAATAATAGTTAAAAAATTTAACTTTAATATTGGATCAAATAAAAAG includes these proteins:
- a CDS encoding fatty acid hydroxylase family protein, with the translated sequence MIYMDQVKFVLYTLAIILTCNFLGFLISIVTIHFPFLHSFRIQKRKIKSSIFYARLPLIILNIILLMLISTFGLYFLYFLFDPILKLNFLTIIFQLLFILLIDDVYFYFLHLWMHTNKYVLKKIHRIHHKAITPVALEYIYVHPIEWLLGYIGPFVAIFIISLVQPVSILAFWAYQIIRNIHELDVHSGFKSLFSKWIPFWGESEHHDLHHEKLNGNYATTFTIWDRIFKTKIQKNEK